In Edaphobacter aggregans, the sequence GTGCCAGCTGATGTCGCCGCTATTGTTCACCCGTCGCAGAAGGAGACCCTTGCGATACGTGAACTCCGGCAACTTGCGTGGCAGTCGGACGGAACTGGCGTGATAGAGACTCGCTGGGACTTGGTTGTTCAGGCCCTCATGCGGGCGCTCGTTATTGAACACATAGCGAAAGTTATCGAAGCGGCTCTGTTGTGCACGAAGGGATGCCGCAGGCGGTTTCGTCGTGTCCTCCTTCAGCGTGCGGTGCATCCGCTCATGGCGACCGTTTTGTTGCGGCCGACCTGCCTGAATGCGCTCATGAACAATCCCCAGCTTCATCCAGCCGAGTGAGAGCTTTGACAGCCCCAATAGCCCGGTGCCCGCAAACGGTGCGCCGTTGTCGGTTCTGATCCGTGCTGGCACTCCGTACTCCCGCATTGCTGCTTCGCAGATTGCCCGGACTTGGCTGAGGTCCATACGCGAGACGATCTGGCAACGAATCAAATAACGGCTGTGCGCGTCTGTTATGGTGAACGGATCGCAGCGCTTGCCGTCACCAGTGGCGAAGTAGCCTTTGAAATCCATGCACCATAGCTGATTCGGACCAGTAACCATAGAGAACGGCTCTGAGCATGGCGTGGTTCGTTTTCTTTTCTTCTGCGGACTGGACAAGCCCGCTCGGCTCAAGATGTTGCCAAATGTGCTGGCCGCAGGCCACACCACGTCCGGCTGTAGCATCTCCAGCCTTGCCTTAAGCTTCCGCGCGCCCCAGGACGGATGCTTGGCCCGAAGCACGAGGATGGTGTTCTCGATTGGCTCGAGCGTCGCGTGCGAGCAACCATGCAGGCGGCGACTGCGATCCACGAGTCCTTCTGGCCCGGTCTCGTTGTAGCGATTGATCCAACGGTAGCCCGTTGGGCGGGAGATTCCATACTCACGGCACAGGTCCGCTACCGACATCTCTTCCTTCTGATAACTGGACAGAAACTGCAAACGTTGATCCAAGATCCGACTCTCCTTCCAGGGCATACAACATCGTCGTGCGTGCCCAATGCTGAGGAATTGTCGCGTCGCGCTTCGCTGTAAACCATGTCTCAGGGTCTGTTTTGTAACCGAAGTGCTAAGTACGCTAAGGGGCGCTGCCCCGATCGCGCGGCGCAAGGGGTCTCCCCAATCTTCCGCGCTGCGCTTGTGCAGACCTCCGCTGCGCTTCGCCCTTTCCGTTCCGCCTGCGGCTCCCTCTCCAAGGGTGGGAGATCCCCCTCCCCGTTGCGCCTTGCTACCCCCGCCTTCGCCAGGAGGCGTTCGGCATGTAGGTACATGCCACGCATGGCATGAAAAACAACGGCCAAGGCCAAGGAAGAAACACCATGAAGACCACCACCAGCACCGTCACCCCCATCAGCGAAAACTTGACGAGTGACTCGTCCTGAAGTCAACAATTGACGAAAAAATCCTTCGGCGTTCAAAATCTTTCTCTTCCCATAGAACGGAATCAAGCGTTACAGAAACGAGTGATGACGGGTTTGTCGAGACTTCAGAGCACCGCAAATTTGTCGAGTTCAGCGACGCTTGCAAGGCCTACCGGTATATCGGCCTGTGCTACGGACCACCTGGTGTGGGCAAAACGCTTTCAGCTCGACGGTACAGTCGCGCAGACTCGTTGGCTGACTACGATCGATGGAGCGAAGCAACGATGCCTTCCATTATGTTCGACACGGTCATGAATACCGCTGAGGTCGTCAACACGCCCTCGAGAGTCGCTTCGGACTTAGGCAGAGCAAGAGAAAAGTTGACCGGAATTGCCGTGCGGCCAATCGAGCGGAAGCTCGTACTGTACTCGAAACGATCAGGCTTCGAGATGAGGCAAGGCGGCGCGAGATCCTCGATAGACCAGGGTGCTCGCCCTGTGATCGGCCGGCTGTGGACCCCATCTATTTTCAGACGTACCAGTACTATCAGGCTCGCCAGAAGGAGGTTTCGGACCCAACAACCCTCATCGTCGTCGACGAGACCGACCGACTGCTGATGAACAGCCTAGAACAAGTGCGCTCCGTCTTCGACAGCGGCGACATGGGCATGATCCTGATCGGTATGCCCGGCATCGAGAAGCGCATTGCTCGCTTTCTTCAACTTTACTCGCGTATCGGCTTCGTTCATGAGTTTCGGCCGCTCGGGGCTGCCGAGGTCCAAGAGCTTCTTGAACGATGCTGGACACCACCCGGCGTGACCTTACCTGACAGCGGCTTCACCCCCGAAGTCGTAGCTCGTCTAGTTAGAATGACCGGCGGCAACTTGCGACTTCTCACACGGCTGCTCACTCAGGTGGAACGCGTCCTAGGCGTCAACGACACCCAGGTAATCTCGGTCGAGATCGTCGAAGCAGCGCGGGACAGCCTTGTCATCGGCCAAGCCTGAAACTCGCCACCCTACGACAAATAATTCCTCAAGAGTTACGACAAATAATTCCTCACGCTACAGCTCAAGCGCGCCGGAGGTATCGAGTGAATCGATTCTCGTCGCTTGCGGTGAGCGTTCATTGGTGCTTGATTACGTGAGATTGGGGGAGGTCAAGGTCGCGGATATCACCACTTGGAGTTCCCGGCAGACCTCTGCCTTGCGGCAGCAGTGCTGTTTGCTCAAGCGGCGGGAGGCCTTATCTCGGGATAAGGCGATGATCACTCACCGACGTCGTCAAAATTTGACTTTCACCAACTGCTCCCATCAGCGCTGGAGGACGCATGTCGCCAATCCGCAAGAGAAGATCTTTGGGACTAAACCCACTGAGTTTTTGAAAGTCTTTAATCATGTGCGTCTGATCGTAGTATCCAAACTCATTCGCGAGATTAGCCCAGCCGGTATCCTGGCGATGGATTCTCATGTCAAGCGCAGCCTGAAATCGCGCTACTCGCGAATACAGTTTGGGACTCAAACCAATTTCACTCAGGAAATTGCGCTCAAACTGCCGCAGTCCCAGGGACAACTGATTAGCAACGTGATCCAATCGCAAAGTACCCTTCGCTCGAGATATATAGAGTGCTGCATTCATGATTGAGCTCTTTCTTCCAGCATTCAGCGCTTTCGGGAGCAGATAAGCTTCTGCAAATTTGACTCGCTCAGCAAACGTAACGGCCTCGGCCAGCCTGTTCCATAGTTGATCAGCCTCGCGACCCAGCACGGCATATCCCTCGTAGTGTTGATTCACGAAAGAATCCATAGGCAATCCAAAGAGTTGCCAGAAAGCCAGGGGCTGGAAGAATATCGCGAAACTTTCCACCCCGCCATAGAGATGCATATTGAACGGGCGATAAGCACTTGCCCCAACGATGCTAAGCCGATTGAGCGTGAATCGCCTAGCATCTCCTAATTCTCCAATAGGGTGGATGCCGAATTCAAAGTTAAATATTTGCTCCAGACATGCCGGCACAGGCTCTACAAGAGCCGCACTGTCTTGCTCTAGCCTTCGCTGCGCAAAGGCACAAACGTAGTTCTTCAATTCAAGACGAGGAGAAGCTGAATAGGTTTCATGCACGGAGATTTGCCCTCAAAACCCCTGGATCTCTTGCGCAACGAAAGACAAATGGCTTTTGCTGGAATCGGTTTATCCGAGCGTCAGGCGTAACGCAGAACTCTTCTTAAATTGTGACGGGGCCGCAAATGCCGGGAGGACATAATCCTCTCATATTTTTTACGGAATGTCGCGTTTTTACTATACCGTCGCGGATGTTTTAGGTATTTTCGACGAGATGAGAACCACCAATGTATAAATCCATACCTAGGAAAGAGGAAACTGTATGGCATCTACGCAAGCTGATTGGCGTTTCTGTTCGAAGTGCTTCAGTCTATGGTTTAATGGGCAGCCGACGAACGGTGTCTGTGCGGCGGGTGGTGAGCACACCGATGTAGCAAGCAACGCGGGTGCCTCTACACCATCCGCGGCACCTCAAGGAGGCCCGACCAGCGGCAACTATATTCTACCCTTCATTCATACTGGGACAAATACGCAATCAACACAAGATAATTGGCGTTTCTGTTCAAAGTGCTTCAGTCTATGGTTTAATGGGCAGCCGACGAACGGTGTCTGTGCGGCGGGTGGTGTGCACACCGATCGAGAAAGCAACGCTGGTGCCTCTACGCCACCCGAGACACCTCAAGGAGGCCCGACCAGCGGCAACTATATTCTACCCTTCATTCATACTGGGAAAAATATCCAATCAACACAA encodes:
- a CDS encoding helix-turn-helix domain-containing protein, which produces MHETYSASPRLELKNYVCAFAQRRLEQDSAALVEPVPACLEQIFNFEFGIHPIGELGDARRFTLNRLSIVGASAYRPFNMHLYGGVESFAIFFQPLAFWQLFGLPMDSFVNQHYEGYAVLGREADQLWNRLAEAVTFAERVKFAEAYLLPKALNAGRKSSIMNAALYISRAKGTLRLDHVANQLSLGLRQFERNFLSEIGLSPKLYSRVARFQAALDMRIHRQDTGWANLANEFGYYDQTHMIKDFQKLSGFSPKDLLLRIGDMRPPALMGAVGESQILTTSVSDHRLIPR
- a CDS encoding AAA family ATPase, yielding MDPIYFQTYQYYQARQKEVSDPTTLIVVDETDRLLMNSLEQVRSVFDSGDMGMILIGMPGIEKRIARFLQLYSRIGFVHEFRPLGAAEVQELLERCWTPPGVTLPDSGFTPEVVARLVRMTGGNLRLLTRLLTQVERVLGVNDTQVISVEIVEAARDSLVIGQA
- a CDS encoding IS481 family transposase translates to MPWKESRILDQRLQFLSSYQKEEMSVADLCREYGISRPTGYRWINRYNETGPEGLVDRSRRLHGCSHATLEPIENTILVLRAKHPSWGARKLKARLEMLQPDVVWPAASTFGNILSRAGLSSPQKKRKRTTPCSEPFSMVTGPNQLWCMDFKGYFATGDGKRCDPFTITDAHSRYLIRCQIVSRMDLSQVRAICEAAMREYGVPARIRTDNGAPFAGTGLLGLSKLSLGWMKLGIVHERIQAGRPQQNGRHERMHRTLKEDTTKPPAASLRAQQSRFDNFRYVFNNERPHEGLNNQVPASLYHASSVRLPRKLPEFTYRKGLLLRRVNNSGDISWHKNRVFISEVFRFEELAFELITPGFYRVFFRNMEIGELNVEDLRFRAARRVV